Within the Pseudomonas mendocina genome, the region CAGCGCGACCGGTATCGTTGCGATGCCGGACTACAGGAGTGCCGCGTGTGGACCCAGTGAGTGGATCACTTACCGATACAGAAGCTGGAGAAGATTCGTCCCAGCAGGTCGTCGCTACTGAAGGCGCCGGTGATCTCGCCGAGGGCTTGTTGCGCCATGCGCAGATCCTCGGCCAGCAGTTCGCCAGCGCCCATCAGGGTGAGCTGGTTGCGGCCATGCTGAAGGTATTGCTCGGCCTGGTGCAACGCTTCCAGGTGGCGGCGGCGGGCGCTGAAGCCGCTTTCGGCGGTCTGTTGATAACCCATGCAGGCTTTCAGGTGTTCGCGCAGCAGTTCCAGGCCTTCTGCGGATTTGGCCGACAGGCTGAGGGTGACGTGGCCATCGGCGCTGGTTTGCAGCCCGACCGCTTCACCGGACAGGTCAGCCTTGTTGCGGATCAGGGTGACTCGCGCCGGATCCGGGCGCTGTTCGAGGAATTCCGGCCAGAGGGCGAAGGGATCGGCGGCTTCCGGTGCGGTGGAGTCCACTACCAGCAGCACGCGATCCGCTTCGCTGATGGCTTTGAGCGCGCGCTCGACACCAATTCGCTCCACGTGGTCGTCGGTGTCGCGCAGGCCGGCGGTGTCGACCACATGCAACGGCATTCCATCGATGTGGATATGTTCGCGCAGCACGTCGCGGGTGGTGCCGGCGATATCGGTGACGATGGCCGCTTCGCGCCCGGCCAGGGCGTTGAGCAAGCTGGACTTGCCAGCATTGGGCCGGCCGGCGATGACCACGGTCATGCCGTCACGCAGCAGGGCGCCCTGGCCGGCTTCGCGCAACACTGTGGATAAGTCGGCGCGCACGCTGTCGAGCTGGCTCAGCACATGGCCATCGGCGAGAAAGTCGATTTCTTCTTCCGGGAAGTCGATGGCGGCTTCGACATAGATACGCAACTGGATCAGCGATTCGGTCAGCGCATGCACGCGCTTGGAGAATTCCCCCTGCAGCGAGCGCAGCGCATTGCGTGCGGCCTGCTCGGAACTGGCTTCGATCAGGTCGGCGATAGCCTCGGCCTGGGCCAGGTCGAGCTTGTCGTTGAGAAAGGCCCGCTCACTGAACTCGCCGGGGTGAGCCAAACGCGCGCCAAGCTCCAGGCAACGGCGCAGCAGCAGGTCGAGCACCACTGGGCCGCCGTGGCCCTGTAGCTCCAGCACATCTTCACCGGTGAAGGAGTTCGGGCCGGGAAAATAGATGGCCAGGCCTTCGTCCAGCGTCTGGTCCTGCTCCGCAAAGAATGGTCCATGAT harbors:
- the mnmE gene encoding tRNA uridine-5-carboxymethylaminomethyl(34) synthesis GTPase MnmE is translated as MNHARDTIAAVATAQGRGGVGIVRVSGPLAGDLAQAICRRELKPRFAHHGPFFAEQDQTLDEGLAIYFPGPNSFTGEDVLELQGHGGPVVLDLLLRRCLELGARLAHPGEFSERAFLNDKLDLAQAEAIADLIEASSEQAARNALRSLQGEFSKRVHALTESLIQLRIYVEAAIDFPEEEIDFLADGHVLSQLDSVRADLSTVLREAGQGALLRDGMTVVIAGRPNAGKSSLLNALAGREAAIVTDIAGTTRDVLREHIHIDGMPLHVVDTAGLRDTDDHVERIGVERALKAISEADRVLLVVDSTAPEAADPFALWPEFLEQRPDPARVTLIRNKADLSGEAVGLQTSADGHVTLSLSAKSAEGLELLREHLKACMGYQQTAESGFSARRRHLEALHQAEQYLQHGRNQLTLMGAGELLAEDLRMAQQALGEITGAFSSDDLLGRIFSSFCIGK